The Lytechinus variegatus isolate NC3 chromosome 11, Lvar_3.0, whole genome shotgun sequence genome contains the following window.
CCTGCTGTAATGAGTATTATTCATGTCACGCAAACTCCTCTCCGGCTCCCATGACGACTTGCATCTGAGCAATCAAAGAGGTAAAAGAGGCGATCTCTAAACGTGCCTAACCATCGTTTTCAGCGTTAACAAAGAACCGGGGGAAAGAAGATCATGTTGGTTTTCCCTTGATAATGCTTAACTTTACTGCCCGACAGCCAGGGAGGGGATAATTACTTGTATAAGAGAATTTGCTACTTAAGGAAAGGGATGTGCCATATGGTACTGCATGTAGGTCATAATATAGCTTCATTATTAACTTCAAGACAAGATACGCTGtgtacataggcggatccaggggggcccgaggggcccctgcccccccccccctattggcggagcaaaaaaaagaaaaaaaggggaaaagaaaggaaaaaagaaaaggggaaaagaaaggaaaaaagaaaaaagggaaaagagaggagaaaaaaggaaggcaagcataagaggaggaggaagatgagtgaataaaataagataaggggaagacttggaaattattattttttaaatctttcaagtcgggatataaaattttcactcgcgctttgcgctcgcattgccttttaggtgatatcttgctcaatatggaccttaaaatatcaaattctgaagtcaatatacaaaacatatttcagctgggaaattgaactttcattattttgttttatttactaattgatttttgaaaagtgtaaaaatttctgttttatggtctgaatattaacaatttctgcttgcgctgcgcgctcgcaaaatttgatttgtcaggtacctattattttcctgtattccatgaagttctcaaaatatccctatttaggtcagattgtcaaaacgtatcagctagcgctgcacgcttgcattttgatcagtgagttatgtatatctcaatattaattctaaaacaaactacttaaaatcaccatttgatgacaattaattcataaatttctgctcgcgatctgcgctcgcattgatagattttaaactcatgcatcttatgcataattacaaagtgctttaaatgtccagttttcaggccataatattaatagattttgcgctctcatgcttaggaagagaaataggaagatagtcatcattttcttatgatgacataatgtccttatagaatatcccggtcctatgtcaaaactcacagtaacaataattgaaaatacatgtatcagctctgttttaactgtgatcccttttcacctcacaatttttacacaaagtgcttgcaatacagagcttaaagtgaccccttttcagatctgaatatcatatatttttagctcgcgctttgcgctcgctttattgattttcatggtaaaaaaggtatttagaatacccaaattctaggtcgatatctcaaacacacgtttattcagatacgcagcttgttctccatttaaataattatccagtttcagataacaatatttgtgctcgcattattaatgtatgaaaacttccaatagcttaaccttttcatgatttacaaaacatgaatagagtgtccagaatttttctgctcgcacttcgcgctcgcatcaataatgttcagtttttgtcttatcctttccacgattacaaaaagtgcttaaaatttacattattcatgtataaatgtcaaaaattttcagctcgcgcttcgcgctcgcaatatttgaatgttgaaatatgtaacgtcttcatggctaagttcaagcagtccataacaaataAATTTTCGATCAGCTCATAAACGTATATacaaattttccgctcgcgctctgcgctggcattattaatgtaaggaagatccccacttcctcatccttttcatgattgacaaaacttgaatagagtgtctcgttcagtaggtttaaatcacgaaattttttgctcacgcttcgcgctcacaccaatcgtttagttatatacctattctgttgaGTTACAAAAAgagcttagaatttccattccttaggtaaaaatgtcaaaaaatttcagcttgcgcttcgcgctcgcattatttgatttttaaaaatatgtaacgtcttcatggctaactgcaagcaagtccttaacagtacattttccatcagttcatttctgctcgcgcttcacgttcgtaataattattcacttgcatacacatcttttttcaggattgcccagaatgttcaaaacttttagaaaaaagtacattaagattccaaaaaaatatagctcgcgctcgcattatataaataatgattatggtattatatatttatgtttattcataagaataaagccaagTAGTGACTAATAGGACaacccctttaaagaaaccaaaaatcccggcaaatatcatattcgagtggccgatcggggaaaatatggctaaaaaaaaatccgggcccccccctattggcgaaggctggatccacccctggtgtaggcctacatattgtaACAAGAGTATGAGAGGACAGCATGTGGAactgtttcctttttttatgaacttCCTTTGATTATGTCTTGCTCATATAAAAAGGTTCAAATTCCTCCTACCCACAGATacaacacctacatgtatgccaaATATACCTCTGGTCACTGTTTGGTTTGTATATTCAAGCAATGCCCAGATTATTAATGAGTATTTGGGTCTTTATTAATTTCAACAAGATggcatgtattaaaaaaaaataaacaaacaaaaggaAACAAGAACATTTCTCTTCTAGCTATTACAATAAGATTTATTGACTGCAACAGTATGGTCCTTTTATTCTCAAATGAGTCAACACggcctacaatgtacatgtacatacatagcAGGACCTGCAGACATTAATGTGTTTTTCTTTACAAACAAACACCAAAATacattattgaagatgattaaaggtcaagtccacctcagaaaaatgttgatttgaatcaaaagagaaaaatcagacaagcacaatgttgaagatttcatcaaaatcggatgtaaaataagaaagttatgacatttcaaagtttcgcttattttttaacaaaatagttatatgaacgagccagttacatccaaatgagagagttgatgatgtcactcactcactatttcttttgtttttttattgtttgaattatacaatatttcaatttttacgaatttgacgattaggacctccttgcctgaagcacaaaattttttaaataatggaattccacgtgttcagggaggaatgaaacttcatttcaaacgacaatgacgagaaaatcaaaatatttcatatttcaaacaataaaaacaaaagaaatagtgagtgaatgacatcatcgactctctcatttggatgtagatGGCTCGTTCAActgattttgtgaaatgaagtgaaattttgaaatgtcataactttcttattttacatccgattttgatgaaattttcagtgttatgcttgttgaatttttctctttttattcaaatcaagtttttgttggggtggacttgtcctttaataaccACCTCTATCACAAACTGCATAGGAAATGGCGAAACCATAATATGCCCTCATCATGGCAAGGCAGCTTCTAACATACTTAGGTGTTGTGTCTTGCCTTCTTCACTCTGAAGAGTTTCAAGATTCACTAGCATTGGGAAAAGACAGAGTCCTTGTTCCTCATCAAGTTTCACTAGCATTGGAAAAAGATTGAGTCCCTGTTCCTCAACCAATTCTTTgctgatttttaaaatgtcatgacaatAGCAACACAGAACCGGACACATTGACATATCTCGCAACTATTTAACTACACAAccaatggcccatattctgaagtcaggtttaactttaatAGACCAcggtcccggggggggggggggggggcattcagtatataatgcatagtgggtatgtgccgcggaggggaaccccattttcacactcaaatttccgttccaaggcatagcatttttgccttgttgagaaaaagaacaaagaaagccgctccaaggcatagcattttcttcttatcgagaaaaaagaagagagaaatccgctccaaagcttcgcatatttttcgttacgccactccgatcgcattgaatgagccgcaattttggtgaaaagcggccgcagagctcccccggcggaggccgcgctagctgcatcatgcacacatgaccgttccatagggatgtatacgcactcacacgctggcgatccgttccaaggacccccgttttcacaaacatttgtcgttccgaagcccgttccgaggaccctcctttttacaataagcccgctccaaggcccccgttttttgtctcgcccgcggcacacccccaccacttttttggtcgagtgcccccccccccccccccccccacggtctaactctgtgcttaaatgatgggaagccaaaagttcAAAAGCTCTGTTAATATTGtacatttcttatgtttactatttggtttccttttgctttcataatgaagaaaagtaCTTCAGTTAtaattcccagacaattatgaacaatttgggtgtcatatgagttaataataTGAAAGTGTAATGTAAAGGATTTGTtctccaattggctctccatagtcaaaccacaactttaaaccagggctGAATTTAAACCCTAGTTCAGAATACAAGACAATATGTTTGCCAAGTGTTTCCCAATGAGTATTGGGagaaaactgaggaagtagttcgATCCACAAGATTTACCATAAGGTTCACCACATCTCACCTGGTTctaaacattttgaacaaagccAAAAATACAAGGATTTCAATGGAGCTCATAGATATGTGGCTACATGTATATCGTGGGCCCCATTAAACAGATTCCTACCAAGTTTGGGCTGTGGATCTTTTTCTTATCATGCTTCTCTGAGATACAGAGTTAAAGAACAATGAAATGCAAAATAGTAAAATATTGTGACGTGATCATCACTTTGCTAATTTATAGGCATCGAATTCTTCATGATGTTCGATATGCAGTCATTccagaaaggaaagaaaatccCTAATTAATCCCTAAACAGTATTAGGTAAAGAAACTCACAGGATCAAAAAGATATACTTACCCTTCTCGTATCGATGCGATAGTATCCATCAACTTCTGGAGTTTCTGTGGAAAGTGGAGTACTGGTAGAATTACTAGGTGCTGTCGAATTAACTGAAGCATCCTTTGTAAGTTCTCGTATAATACTTGCCCTCGCAGCAGGCTTTGGTTTGCTTTCATCAACAAGGTCCTTTCCTATTAGCACACTTAGTAGACTAGGCCTGTCTGATTGTTTAACAGAGAGGGCGCTTATCTCACTCCCTTGTTTTGTCCTTCCTTTGTACGCAAAACGATCCTGGTTGATACCTATCCTCGCATCCCCAGGTAAGGCGTCGGTATCGTCTTGAATCCTATTTTTGAGCTTTCCAGGGAGATCCCCTTCTTTCGAGGAGCCATTGCTGGTCATGCTCCCATTTAAAATCCCGGTCAGGTGCGACAAGTGTTTTAAGCTGATCTCCGTCTCCTGGCGTATCTTCTGCATATTCCTCTCAATGGCAGCAAGGAGCATGGAGCTATTGTAAGAATTATATTTATCCTCCCCCAAGAGGTCATCTACATCGTCCCCGACCAGCTCGTGCAAGACGCCGGCCAACGAATCGTTGCGAGTTCTTCCCTTCCCGCTTTCCCTCCACAAATCCTCGTTGAGCGTCTCCGACAGGAGCTGCCCGTTGGATATGTTCCGTATAAGCACCAGAGTTGACAATTTACTACTATTGCCTGATCTACGTAATAAGCTTTCTTTGAGCGCGTCTAACCTGCTAGTTCTTTGCGGATACGTCCTTGAGGCGTAACGATACCTGAATTCCCCCGTTTCGGGGTCAAAGGGCAACCACACACTTGAATTCTCCCACCGATTTGTCGAGTTTTGCCGGTAAAGGTTTTCCGGGAGCCGGGTGGGTAAGGAGTCTTTGACGAGAGGCACATCGCTGGGCACGAAGAATAGTGAGTTGTATACACGTAATAAATTAGATTCCTCTTTCCAGCGTGTGTGCGAGAATGTGAATATCGCTATCACCATGGCGATGGCATACCAAACCAGTAGTATGATCAGCTTCCTGGTGGTCTGAAAAGTGaccaaataaaagaaattaataatttttttttgttaaaaggACATCAGATGCAAGATACTTCCCAATTTAGATTTACAAGTTTCCTGTACTATGCCATATCAGAAACCCAAAGACAcacttagggtgtgtttatgcttccattgcgaggacagaatcagcgatttcaaacatcgattcaaaacgccgatcataaacgtggttctgggagtgctgtttatgcgtaacttttcagagcaaatcatgatctccagctggcttcgcatcgtaaagcgaggtcaaattgggagCGCCTTTttcgaatgttttttttttgcgattgttgttattacgtggagataagcatggagcaatacgactgtatttgcccgcggattttcatctcgccgaaagcatgtaccaaatgacgtcatttaaacacgtttacgatcgtggttccgtttatacttccccagaaagcctgattctggtcaaacgacgtttacaaacgcacctttttgtgaggtTACGATCGGCGtattgaaacagcgtttaaatgaaagtaagcatggacgcaacagtgttttggactaaccacgtttggaaacactgattctggcctgaaaagtggaagcataaacacggccttaagTTTATGTTTTTGTACTTTTTGCTCATTGTATGTTTTTCCTTTGCTCCAGTCAAATTTTCTATGGAAATTTTATTCGCTATTACAGCATCTGGAAAGTCACTGGAACAAGCAGACTGTTATAACATACTATGGTTCACTCTCAAATATTTTACCAAATCAGAAAATAACAACTGCACTAAACAATAAACCAAAATATTATTCCCACAGAAAAAGACGAACATTCAATGGTGAAGAAGAGAAGGTTTTATCGGGGTTTCTTTCATTGAAGATgagttttattcattattaatcCTAAGGGTGCCTCACAAagagtttaaagataaatgaaagttgttgctgtaaacactgatttcacgagaaagtctgtaaaaccaggcttaattgtcattatatcatcgaggatctatatctggtacagttacataaacagaactttgtgaaatcttgaaatctacgctgaaaatgttcacactgaagttcaccaacacagataagcgcacgtgggacagtgtattattattgctttgaatgtcggcccgacgcttgacccgaatcctgtgcttatttgctaatttctcagcaattacacaatttcttccagaatcctttggcacatattttttatttatacaaacagacactttggtggtcattttattggattctgtacgaactcatttttaaatcgttaccacaactggcatttatctttaatgcgTCTTTACAATGTTCTAAAGTGCCAATGAACTAATAGTAAAGTATTAAAAGCATAATCTCATGACTACGAGTCTACACCCTTATTGAGAGCATAAGCAGACCAACGTGGTGGAAAAGTTGTACaatacacctacatgtaatgcAATGCGACTCTACATCAATTGCTATACACACATCCCCCCCaatgaaaacaagtggaatgcctctggccgtctcacctgcatcacgcggttcaa
Protein-coding sequences here:
- the LOC121423990 gene encoding uncharacterized protein LOC121423990 isoform X2, translated to MRLPFLSGFLTTRKLIILLVWYAIAMVIAIFTFSHTRWKEESNLLRVYNSLFFVPSDVPLVKDSLPTRLPENLYRQNSTNRWENSSVWLPFDPETGEFRYRYASRTYPQRTSRLDALKESLLRRSGNSSKLSTLVLIRNISNGQLLSETLNEDLWRESGKGRTRNDSLAGVLHELVGDDVDDLLGEDKYNSYNSSMLLAAIERNMQKIRQETEISLKHLSHLTGILNGSMTSNGSSKEGDLPGKLKNRIQDDTDALPGDARIGINQDRFAYKGRTKQGSEISALSVKQSDRPSLLSVLIGKDLVDESKPKPAARASIIRELTKDASVNSTAPSNSTSTPLSTETPEVDGYYRIDTRRKLRLQCSSCAVISSSGQLLNSSAGAQIDTYPCVLRMNSAPTSTYEKDVGSKTTVRVMGHVNLLKVNQSDTEQMEIFINKTTRTEMLVIPWLYTTRINKRRDKHYNIAKNFSKVYPDTEFYVLSSGKMISAESIFQRETGITRKDAKTWLSTGWMTLLFALDVCHKIDVFGLVPENYCKMHPNDTTPYHYYDTEFKSQCTYYKESEEHLTFGHLFVTEKAIFARWATKYNINFLHPTWNVTVSNSSAPLDTPFIKLFHEAQLNKTKQKTHRHRSFLGARIRPRKPPVIGPKTKEEAEKEKYQKLTHAIMFIVAIFLSLVVFLLLFLLCLHSQDELHFQ
- the LOC121423990 gene encoding uncharacterized protein LOC121423990 isoform X3, with product MRLPFLSGFLTTRKLIILLVWYAIAMVIAIFTFSHTRWKEESNLLRVYNSLFFVPSDVPLVKDSLPTRLPENLYRQNSTNRWENSSVWLPFDPETGEFRYRYASRTYPQRTSRLDALKESLLRRSGNSSKLSTLVLIRNISNGQLLSETLNEDLWRESGKGRTRNDSLAGVLHELVGDDVDDLLGEDKYNSYNSSMLLAAIERNMQKIRQETEISLKHLSHLTGILNGSMTSNGSSKEGDLPGKLKNRIQDDTDALPGDARIGINQDRFAYKGRTKQGSEISALSVKQSDRPSLLSVLIGKDLVDESKPKPAARASIIRELTKDASVNSTAPSNSTSTPLSTETPEVDGYYRIDTRRKLRLQCSSCAVISSSGQLLNSSAGAQIDTYPCVLRMNSAPTSTYEKDVGSKTTVRVMGHVNLLKVNQSDTEQMEIFINKTTRTEMLVIPWLYTTRINKRRDKHYNIAKNFSKVYPDTEFYVLSSGKMISAESIFQRETGITRKDAKTWLSTGWMTLLFALDVCHKIDVFGLVPENYCKMHPNDTTPYHYYDTEFKSQCTYYKESEEHLTFGHLFVTEKAIFARWATKYNINFLHPTWNVTVSNSSAPLDTPFIKLFHEAQLNKTKQKTHRHRSFLGARIRPRKPPVIGPKTKEEAEKEKYQKLTHAIMFIVAIFLSLVVFLLLFLLVSIHAI